The proteins below are encoded in one region of Methanofollis aquaemaris:
- a CDS encoding formylmethanofuran dehydrogenase subunit E family protein, whose protein sequence is MNSTACTIGDSWPEYSIRELAKFHGHLGPYVVLGYRVGRYARAFFSGSREISAAAYCSDLPPESCFADGIQIGSGCTFGRRRIELKKSGRLGCIFRCGEETLAIRAHKPELPEISKTDYWEEIRGIAEAMYAAPDDRLFTEDPDFADLELQGDVL, encoded by the coding sequence ATGAACTCGACCGCCTGTACTATCGGCGATTCCTGGCCTGAGTATTCCATCCGGGAACTCGCGAAGTTCCATGGTCATCTCGGGCCTTATGTCGTGCTCGGATACCGTGTGGGCAGGTACGCCCGCGCCTTTTTTTCAGGCTCCAGGGAGATCTCCGCAGCGGCCTATTGCTCAGATTTACCGCCGGAGTCATGTTTTGCCGACGGAATCCAGATCGGAAGCGGGTGTACTTTCGGACGTCGGAGAATCGAACTCAAGAAAAGCGGCAGGCTCGGGTGCATCTTCCGCTGCGGCGAAGAGACGCTTGCAATCAGAGCACATAAACCTGAGTTGCCTGAGATCTCGAAGACGGATTACTGGGAAGAGATTCGCGGGATCGCAGAGGCGATGTACGCCGCCCCGGACGACCGGCTCTTCACCGAAGATCCGGATTTTGCAGACCTCGAAT
- a CDS encoding ABC transporter substrate-binding protein produces the protein MPERNARHASAALLLAVLLVLSAGCVGSGQGGTAAEPGDSGDESYRTVVDSRGVEVQVPTDIKRVVTVSDGMVEGVMYGLGVEDTIVGVGSTCLQRVYNFTWPSVTGTPIVYEDGMNTASYLNPKLMDLPLVGKSGQAINYESLAALNPDLVIIRLGDCTLRYDDENVQKTIDTIESLGIPLVVLKSSHFTESADVSTIQDEIRIIGLTFGKEAEASRMSAYLEEKIAFITDRTQGISESDRPTVLVFGLSPTARTKGGAGVVYGLDTIEARFIEDLVSAKNAYRDEAYFRTVSAEQVLAIDPDVIVLSTSYGFHPPEELYNAPYYQDLQELKAVKEKRVYSMPYTPCNCDKRLEYPLEVLILAKAAHPDRFDDVDLAEWTMDFYMGLYGVDRRTAENLLEKQWLGWMLEDSGKDGEA, from the coding sequence GTGCCTGAGAGGAATGCACGCCATGCCAGTGCCGCCCTTCTCCTGGCGGTGCTGCTGGTCCTCTCGGCCGGATGCGTCGGTTCCGGGCAGGGTGGAACAGCAGCGGAACCCGGAGACTCCGGGGACGAGAGTTACCGCACCGTCGTCGACTCCCGCGGCGTCGAGGTGCAGGTGCCGACGGATATCAAACGCGTCGTCACGGTCTCCGACGGCATGGTCGAAGGAGTAATGTACGGGCTCGGGGTGGAGGACACCATCGTCGGCGTCGGTTCAACATGTCTCCAGCGTGTCTACAATTTTACATGGCCGAGCGTGACAGGGACTCCTATCGTGTACGAAGACGGAATGAACACGGCTTCGTACCTCAACCCGAAGTTGATGGACCTGCCGTTGGTCGGGAAGTCGGGGCAGGCGATCAACTACGAGTCGCTCGCCGCACTCAACCCAGACCTTGTCATCATACGCCTCGGGGACTGCACCCTGCGGTATGACGACGAGAATGTCCAGAAAACCATCGATACGATCGAGTCGCTCGGAATCCCGCTCGTCGTTCTGAAGAGTTCCCACTTCACCGAGAGTGCGGACGTCTCGACCATCCAGGACGAGATCAGGATCATCGGCTTGACCTTCGGCAAAGAGGCCGAAGCATCCAGGATGAGTGCTTACCTTGAGGAAAAGATCGCGTTCATCACCGATCGTACTCAGGGAATTTCGGAAAGCGACAGGCCCACCGTCCTCGTCTTCGGCCTCTCTCCGACCGCAAGGACGAAGGGAGGCGCGGGAGTCGTCTACGGACTCGACACCATCGAGGCGCGCTTCATCGAAGATCTCGTCTCGGCAAAGAACGCCTATCGCGACGAGGCGTACTTCAGGACGGTGAGCGCCGAACAGGTTCTTGCGATCGATCCCGACGTCATCGTACTCAGCACCTCTTACGGTTTCCACCCGCCCGAGGAACTCTACAACGCGCCATACTACCAGGACTTGCAGGAACTGAAGGCCGTCAAGGAGAAAAGAGTGTATTCAATGCCATATACTCCATGCAACTGCGACAAACGTCTTGAATACCCCCTCGAAGTCCTGATCCTCGCAAAGGCCGCGCATCCGGATCGGTTCGATGATGTCGATCTCGCCGAATGGACCATGGACTTTTATATGGGGTTGTACGGGGTGGACCGCCGGACTGCGGAGAATCTCCTGGAAAAACAGTGGCTCGGATGGATGCTTGAAGATTCGGGCAAAGACGGGGAAGCATGA